Proteins found in one Enterococcus sp. 9D6_DIV0238 genomic segment:
- a CDS encoding 3'-5' exonuclease, whose amino-acid sequence MNFYSIDFETASYAKHSACSIALVKVENSKIVDEYYSLIKPETDFFWKNIQIHGIKPEDVADAPKFPDVWQQIQACFKPNSLVVAHNAPFDCGVLAGCLDYYGLNQPNYLSLCTVKTSRKLFPEMPNHKLNTVCENLNIQLNNHHDALEDSRACAEILLYQEKHFGVEPLKKLVTIK is encoded by the coding sequence ATGAACTTTTATTCCATAGACTTTGAAACAGCCAGCTATGCTAAACATAGTGCCTGTTCCATCGCTTTAGTAAAAGTAGAAAATAGTAAGATCGTTGATGAATATTATTCACTGATCAAGCCAGAAACAGATTTCTTCTGGAAAAACATTCAAATCCACGGAATCAAACCAGAAGATGTGGCTGATGCACCCAAGTTTCCAGATGTTTGGCAGCAAATTCAAGCTTGTTTCAAACCAAACAGTTTAGTTGTTGCTCATAATGCTCCGTTTGACTGTGGTGTTCTTGCTGGCTGTTTAGATTATTACGGATTAAATCAGCCGAACTATTTATCCTTATGTACAGTTAAAACAAGCCGCAAACTTTTTCCCGAAATGCCAAATCACAAGTTGAATACTGTTTGTGAGAACTTAAATATTCAATTGAACAATCACCACGACGCCCTTGAAGATAGTCGTGCCTGTGCTGAAATCTTACTTTATCAGGAAAAACATTTCGGTGTAGAACCCTTGAAAAAATTAGTAACAATCAAATAA
- a CDS encoding endonuclease III domain-containing protein, translated as MKESKLKKNDEQKIKILNNLVAHYGYQYWWEQENRIADWVSMILIQQTTEKNANKALDNLTPHLTVESLLMIDLDTLQELIRPAGFYKQKSSYIKALIEWFASHDADLDKFRSYPTDILRKELLAIKGVGGETADAMLLYIFERNVFIADQYAMRLFARFGYGPYKNYEAMRKEFNHLTEQIPHQLCKEWHAAIDVHGKQFARNKKMDEKFLLA; from the coding sequence ATGAAGGAATCGAAATTGAAGAAAAATGATGAACAAAAAATAAAAATATTGAATAATTTAGTGGCTCATTACGGATATCAGTATTGGTGGGAACAGGAAAATCGAATCGCTGACTGGGTATCGATGATTTTGATCCAGCAAACAACTGAAAAAAATGCGAATAAAGCATTAGATAATCTGACACCTCATCTTACTGTGGAGTCTCTACTGATGATCGATCTAGACACGTTGCAGGAATTGATTCGTCCAGCAGGCTTTTACAAACAAAAAAGCAGCTATATCAAGGCGTTGATCGAGTGGTTTGCTTCACATGATGCTGATCTTGACAAATTTCGTTCTTATCCGACAGATATACTTAGAAAAGAACTTTTAGCAATCAAAGGTGTGGGAGGAGAAACCGCAGATGCGATGCTTTTATACATCTTTGAAAGAAATGTCTTTATTGCAGATCAATATGCTATGCGCTTGTTTGCCCGCTTTGGTTACGGTCCTTACAAAAATTATGAAGCGATGCGTAAAGAATTCAATCATTTGACTGAGCAAATTCCCCATCAGCTATGTAAAGAATGGCATGCAGCAATTGATGTTCATGGAAAACAGTTCGCTAGAAATAAGAAGATGGATGAAAAATTCCTTTTAGCATAA
- a CDS encoding zinc-binding dehydrogenase gives MKAVVIYEAGGPENLVYETVPTPTLKEGWSLIKVMGFGINHSEIFTREGKSPSVKFPRILGIECVGMIEETTDPVKLPLGQKVVSIMGEMGRDYDGSYAEYALLPNEQIYPVCTKLSWETLATIPETYYTAFGSMQNLNIQPTDKVLVRGATSGVGNAFLKLLKGKYPKIVVDGTSRQMDKQTKLLAAGFDHVIEDRNGYLQTANSYDKILELIGPATIKDSFNYLNEGGILCSTGQLGGKWFLENFDPIIDLKRNSYLTSFYSGNVDSEKLTQLLTYIDKNKINIKPEKIFQLKELSKAHEYLQSSGSFGKVIILNEGIEIEEK, from the coding sequence ATGAAAGCGGTTGTCATTTATGAAGCAGGAGGACCTGAAAATTTAGTTTATGAAACTGTTCCAACGCCAACACTTAAAGAAGGTTGGTCATTGATCAAGGTGATGGGGTTTGGCATCAATCATTCAGAAATTTTTACAAGAGAAGGAAAGTCTCCTTCAGTCAAGTTCCCTCGCATTTTAGGTATTGAATGTGTGGGTATGATCGAAGAAACAACAGATCCAGTTAAGTTGCCGCTAGGGCAAAAAGTCGTTTCGATTATGGGAGAAATGGGACGAGACTACGATGGCAGTTATGCGGAATATGCGCTATTACCAAATGAACAGATTTATCCAGTCTGTACTAAGCTTTCTTGGGAAACCTTAGCAACGATCCCAGAAACCTATTACACAGCATTTGGCTCTATGCAAAATTTAAATATACAGCCAACAGATAAGGTGCTCGTAAGAGGTGCAACAAGCGGAGTAGGCAATGCATTTCTTAAATTACTCAAAGGAAAATATCCTAAAATCGTGGTAGACGGGACCAGCAGACAGATGGATAAACAAACGAAATTGCTCGCAGCAGGTTTTGATCATGTGATCGAAGATCGAAATGGGTATTTACAAACAGCTAATTCTTACGACAAAATTTTAGAATTGATTGGTCCGGCAACGATCAAAGATAGTTTTAACTATCTTAACGAAGGCGGTATTTTATGCAGCACTGGTCAGTTAGGAGGAAAGTGGTTCCTTGAAAACTTTGATCCGATCATTGATCTGAAAAGGAACAGCTACTTAACAAGCTTTTATTCTGGGAATGTCGATAGTGAAAAATTAACTCAATTATTGACTTATATAGATAAAAATAAGATAAACATCAAACCAGAAAAAATTTTTCAACTCAAAGAATTATCAAAAGCACATGAATATTTACAAAGCAGCGGTAGCTTTGGGAAAGTGATTATCTTAAATGAAGGAATCGAAATTGAAGAAAAATGA
- a CDS encoding alpha/beta hydrolase: MKQKRTVKSWMIQLFSMATIMLLFIFLGQKSLTVFADKSLENNQPIPIQTPTIMVPGTNGTVDRFDGLIKALKVKEQSEVLKVTVATDGTTSFSGKLSPSSEHPIIVIAFEDSSDDTLAIQGKWYQQALTAIQKKYIFKTYNYLGHSNGGLVITSYLENFILTEDPKLNKLITLGTPYNGTSYKKNDTVTNAGEVKQVSQLLKSYVQNRHEIPSTIAMLNIAGEIEDSATDGTVPVQSVFSGSMIYQENVSDYQELLIQGERTKHSELVENEEFIKQLQAFFWET; this comes from the coding sequence ATGAAGCAGAAGAGAACAGTTAAAAGCTGGATGATTCAACTTTTTTCAATGGCAACGATCATGTTGCTGTTCATTTTTTTAGGACAAAAAAGTCTGACAGTATTTGCTGATAAATCACTAGAAAATAATCAGCCAATACCCATTCAAACACCAACGATCATGGTACCTGGAACTAACGGAACTGTGGATCGCTTTGATGGCTTGATCAAAGCTTTAAAAGTAAAGGAACAGTCAGAAGTTTTAAAAGTAACAGTAGCAACTGATGGAACAACTTCTTTCAGTGGAAAACTTTCACCATCATCTGAGCATCCGATCATTGTGATTGCTTTTGAAGATAGTAGTGACGACACATTAGCTATTCAGGGTAAATGGTATCAACAAGCATTAACAGCTATTCAAAAGAAATATATCTTTAAGACCTATAATTATTTGGGGCATTCCAATGGCGGATTGGTGATCACTTCCTATTTAGAAAACTTTATTTTAACAGAAGATCCTAAATTGAATAAGCTGATCACTTTAGGAACACCGTATAATGGAACTTCTTATAAAAAAAATGATACAGTAACTAATGCTGGCGAAGTGAAGCAAGTTAGTCAGTTACTAAAGAGCTACGTCCAAAACCGTCATGAGATTCCTTCAACGATCGCCATGTTGAACATTGCTGGAGAAATCGAAGATAGTGCCACAGATGGAACTGTTCCAGTTCAAAGTGTTTTTTCTGGAAGTATGATCTACCAAGAAAATGTGTCTGACTACCAAGAATTATTGATTCAGGGAGAAAGGACTAAACATAGCGAGCTGGTTGAAAATGAAGAATTCATCAAACAGCTACAAGCCTTCTTTTGGGAGACGTAA
- a CDS encoding O-methyltransferase, whose protein sequence is MRNEMMHRPVVKKELVDFMRDKQKKIEGELGVIEEEAHEAGVPVIPHETVVFLQFFLDQMKPKNILEIGTAIGFSSSLMAQYVGEEGHVTTIDRFDVMIRKAKATYKRLGLEEKVTLLEGQAAEILPTLTGPYDFIFMDSAKSKYIEFLPECLRLLRVGGVLMVDDVFQAGTILDPIEEIPRSQRTIHRKLNQFLDTVMTHPDLTSTLLPLGDGVIMITKNKELTE, encoded by the coding sequence ATGCGAAATGAAATGATGCATCGACCAGTTGTCAAAAAGGAACTTGTCGATTTTATGCGAGATAAACAAAAGAAAATCGAAGGTGAATTAGGTGTGATCGAAGAAGAAGCTCACGAAGCTGGAGTTCCGGTCATTCCTCATGAAACAGTGGTTTTTTTACAATTTTTCTTAGATCAAATGAAGCCTAAAAATATTTTGGAAATTGGGACTGCGATCGGTTTTTCTTCTAGTTTGATGGCACAATATGTCGGGGAAGAAGGGCATGTCACGACGATCGATCGATTTGATGTCATGATCAGAAAAGCGAAAGCTACTTATAAACGCTTAGGTTTAGAGGAGAAAGTGACTCTACTTGAAGGACAAGCTGCTGAAATTTTACCTACATTAACTGGTCCATATGATTTTATTTTTATGGATAGTGCAAAATCAAAGTACATTGAGTTTTTACCTGAATGTTTACGTTTATTACGTGTTGGTGGTGTTTTAATGGTGGATGACGTGTTTCAGGCAGGAACGATCTTAGATCCAATCGAAGAGATCCCCCGCAGCCAGCGGACGATCCACAGAAAGCTAAATCAATTTTTAGATACTGTGATGACTCATCCAGATTTGACTTCAACTCTGTTACCGTTAGGTGATGGTGTGATCATGATCACTAAAAATAAAGAGCTAACTGAATAA
- a CDS encoding FAD-dependent oxidoreductase, producing the protein MSQEIYDLIVIGGGSAALSAGIYAGRAMLDTLIIEKDKIGGQVTTTSEIVNYPAIRATTGPELMEDMRLQALDFGVDFTTDEIIDVDLSQTVKTVKSATKTYQAYAVIIATGASARKIGFPGEVEFTGRGIAYCSTCDGEFFQGLDIFVLGGGYAAAEEAVYLTRYGKSVTMIIREPDFTCAKLTAEAAKQHPDIKIVYNTEVKEITGDDFVRKAVFFNNETGEETTYEAPEGSTFGMFVFAGNKPSTEIFEGKVELDRGYVPTNENMETNVPGVYAAGDLRIKELRQIVTAVADGAIAATSAQKYVTEEKTKAGLPIVNARLEARLEKQRAEKKEVKPKEQKPAKTSGSSTWFPDAMREQLGGIFGKLTKNVTLLQVMDSSAEKSLELNSFLTEFASLSDKILLETIQKGEKTDLEEQYGIDKLPSVVVLDDQGKYTGIKFSGIPSGHEVNSIVLAVYNVGSEGQPIEEPVVAKIKELPKKKVQIFVSLTCHYCPDVVASCQRIASLNHDVEAEMIDIGVFPELKAEKKIMSVPAMIIDDEDIVFGSKNMEEIIEILEK; encoded by the coding sequence ATGAGTCAAGAAATTTATGATTTGATCGTTATTGGCGGAGGCTCTGCTGCTTTATCAGCTGGGATCTATGCTGGACGGGCGATGTTGGATACATTGATCATCGAAAAAGATAAAATCGGTGGACAAGTGACGACTACATCTGAAATCGTGAACTACCCAGCGATCAGAGCAACAACAGGTCCAGAATTAATGGAAGATATGCGGTTACAAGCTTTAGATTTTGGTGTGGATTTTACAACAGATGAAATCATTGATGTTGATTTGAGTCAGACAGTTAAAACAGTAAAGTCTGCAACTAAAACCTATCAAGCATATGCAGTGATCATTGCTACAGGGGCTTCTGCACGTAAAATCGGTTTTCCTGGAGAAGTCGAATTTACTGGACGTGGAATCGCTTATTGCTCAACCTGTGATGGTGAATTTTTCCAAGGACTAGACATTTTTGTTTTAGGCGGCGGTTATGCTGCGGCAGAAGAAGCTGTTTATCTAACTCGTTATGGGAAATCAGTAACGATGATCATTCGTGAGCCTGATTTTACTTGTGCAAAGCTGACAGCTGAAGCAGCAAAACAACATCCTGATATCAAGATCGTTTATAATACCGAGGTAAAAGAGATCACAGGAGATGATTTTGTCCGTAAAGCGGTCTTTTTCAATAACGAAACAGGTGAGGAAACAACCTATGAAGCACCAGAAGGCAGCACATTCGGCATGTTTGTCTTTGCTGGAAACAAACCTAGCACAGAAATCTTTGAAGGCAAAGTCGAATTAGATCGCGGCTATGTGCCAACCAATGAAAATATGGAAACAAATGTACCAGGCGTTTATGCAGCCGGAGATCTTAGAATCAAAGAATTACGCCAAATCGTCACAGCTGTTGCAGATGGTGCAATTGCAGCAACAAGTGCACAAAAATACGTGACAGAAGAAAAGACAAAAGCTGGTTTGCCAATCGTTAATGCACGTCTGGAAGCCCGTTTAGAAAAACAACGTGCTGAAAAGAAAGAAGTAAAACCTAAAGAGCAAAAGCCGGCAAAAACAAGTGGAAGCAGTACCTGGTTCCCAGATGCGATGAGAGAACAGCTTGGCGGAATCTTCGGCAAACTAACAAAAAACGTAACATTGCTGCAAGTTATGGACAGCAGTGCAGAAAAATCACTTGAATTGAATTCATTCTTAACAGAGTTCGCTTCACTAAGTGACAAGATTCTTTTAGAAACGATCCAAAAAGGCGAGAAAACTGATTTAGAAGAGCAATACGGCATTGATAAATTACCAAGTGTAGTTGTTTTAGATGATCAAGGAAAATATACCGGCATCAAGTTTAGCGGTATTCCAAGTGGTCATGAAGTCAACTCGATCGTGTTAGCTGTCTACAATGTAGGGAGCGAAGGTCAGCCGATAGAAGAACCGGTAGTTGCTAAAATAAAAGAATTGCCTAAGAAGAAAGTTCAAATTTTTGTCTCTTTGACTTGTCATTATTGCCCAGATGTCGTAGCTTCATGTCAGCGAATTGCGTCACTGAATCACGATGTCGAAGCAGAAATGATCGACATCGGTGTTTTCCCAGAACTAAAAGCAGAGAAAAAAATCATGAGTGTACCAGCAATGATCATTGATGATGAAGACATTGTTTTTGGATCTAAAAACATGGAAGAAATCATTGAGATTTTAGAAAAATAA
- the ahpC gene encoding alkyl hydroperoxide reductase subunit C, whose protein sequence is MNLINTKLLDFECDAYQDGDFIKVSTADVLGKWSIFFFYPADFSFVCPTELGDMQDHYDHLKELNCEVYSVSEDSHFVHKAWADATDTIGKIKYPMLADPNGKIARFFGVLNEELGQAYRGTFIVSPEGEIKSYEINDMGIGRNADELVRKLEASQFVAEHGDKVCPANWKPGEETIAPSLDLVGKI, encoded by the coding sequence ATGAATTTAATCAACACAAAATTATTGGATTTTGAATGCGACGCATACCAAGATGGAGACTTTATTAAAGTTAGTACAGCAGATGTTTTAGGCAAATGGAGCATTTTCTTCTTTTATCCAGCTGACTTTTCATTTGTTTGTCCAACAGAATTAGGGGATATGCAAGATCACTACGACCACTTAAAAGAGTTGAACTGTGAAGTCTATTCTGTATCAGAAGATAGCCACTTTGTCCACAAAGCATGGGCAGATGCAACAGACACGATCGGCAAAATCAAATACCCGATGTTAGCTGATCCAAACGGTAAAATCGCTCGTTTCTTCGGTGTTTTAAATGAAGAGTTAGGTCAAGCATACCGCGGCACGTTCATCGTCAGCCCGGAAGGCGAAATCAAATCGTACGAAATCAACGATATGGGAATCGGCCGTAACGCAGATGAATTAGTTCGTAAGCTGGAAGCTTCTCAATTTGTTGCTGAACACGGAGATAAAGTTTGTCCGGCAAATTGGAAACCAGGTGAAGAAACGATCGCGCCAAGCTTAGACTTAGTTGGTAAAATCTAA
- a CDS encoding lipoate--protein ligase yields MIFVPNENNDPRVNLAIETYLLKEKPLDEPILLFYINDPSIIIGRNQNTIEEINKEYVDEKGIHVVRRLSGGGAVYHDHGNLNFSFIMPDDGNSFRDFAKVTQPIIQALHELGVSGAELKGRNDLVIDGMKFSGNAMYATAGRMFAHGTLMFDSDIDEVVNALKVRKDKIESKGIKSVRSRVTNIKPFLPEEKQGMTTEEFREDILLKIFGVDSVNQVKTYELIDDDWKKINKISDEYYRNWDWNYGKSPAFNLERRHRFPIGAIDAQMNVEDGEIKEIKIFGDFFGLGEIKDVEEILTGTKYEKAAIEEAVDKIDVKKYFGNIEKADLVSLLY; encoded by the coding sequence GTGATTTTTGTACCAAATGAAAATAATGACCCAAGAGTAAACTTAGCAATCGAGACATATCTTCTAAAAGAAAAGCCATTGGATGAACCGATATTATTATTTTATATCAATGATCCATCGATCATCATTGGTCGTAATCAAAACACCATCGAAGAAATCAATAAAGAATATGTAGATGAAAAAGGGATCCATGTTGTTCGTCGTTTAAGCGGTGGTGGTGCAGTGTATCATGATCATGGCAATCTGAATTTCAGCTTCATCATGCCGGATGATGGCAATTCCTTCCGTGATTTTGCTAAAGTCACGCAGCCGATCATTCAAGCCTTGCATGAGCTTGGTGTTTCCGGAGCTGAATTAAAAGGTCGTAATGATTTAGTGATCGACGGCATGAAATTTTCAGGCAACGCGATGTACGCGACTGCCGGTAGAATGTTTGCTCATGGAACATTGATGTTTGATAGCGATATCGACGAAGTAGTCAACGCTTTAAAAGTTCGCAAAGATAAAATTGAATCAAAGGGAATCAAATCTGTTCGTTCACGTGTAACGAATATCAAACCATTCTTACCTGAAGAAAAACAAGGAATGACGACAGAAGAATTTCGTGAGGACATTTTATTGAAAATCTTTGGAGTAGATTCTGTCAATCAAGTAAAAACGTACGAATTGATTGATGATGACTGGAAAAAAATCAATAAAATATCTGATGAATATTACCGTAATTGGGATTGGAACTACGGCAAATCTCCTGCATTCAACTTAGAACGCCGCCATCGCTTCCCAATTGGGGCAATCGATGCTCAAATGAATGTAGAAGACGGTGAAATCAAAGAAATCAAAATTTTCGGTGATTTCTTTGGCTTAGGTGAAATCAAAGATGTCGAAGAAATTCTAACTGGTACAAAATATGAAAAAGCAGCGATCGAAGAAGCTGTCGACAAAATCGATGTGAAGAAATACTTCGGCAATATCGAAAAAGCCGATCTAGTCTCATTGTTATACTAA
- a CDS encoding SGNH/GDSL hydrolase family protein: MKKISYALAGATVPIIIFILYFFFAANPAKEKTMEAAESSTFETNESTSTTNEVSTSLPEKLVYAPMGDSLSAGWIVEKEDEKFTSVLATKLSEEFDINIDQKGIFKAGEKASGLGISSIEDIKEQKPDLVTVEYGTNDILAYKDDQSLLQFEANISHIVTELQAEHIFIVLVTTWNRDQKLSQRYDDVLFKVGAKYGVPVANIRGLWTTQTDTIDPKKYPNIIDRKELDKDMHPNTKGHEEIAQRIFQTIERPFSEYLNEKYGLSK; encoded by the coding sequence ATGAAAAAAATTAGTTATGCATTGGCTGGTGCGACTGTTCCTATCATTATATTTATCCTCTATTTTTTCTTTGCCGCAAATCCTGCAAAAGAAAAAACGATGGAAGCTGCCGAGTCAAGCACATTTGAAACAAACGAGTCAACGTCAACTACCAATGAAGTTTCAACAAGCCTACCAGAAAAACTTGTATATGCTCCGATGGGCGATAGCTTGAGTGCTGGCTGGATCGTTGAAAAAGAAGACGAGAAATTTACTTCTGTTTTAGCAACTAAACTTTCAGAAGAGTTTGATATAAACATCGATCAGAAAGGTATTTTCAAAGCAGGCGAAAAAGCAAGTGGCTTAGGAATATCCAGCATTGAAGACATAAAGGAACAAAAACCAGATTTGGTAACGGTCGAATATGGTACCAATGATATTTTAGCTTATAAAGATGATCAAAGCTTACTTCAGTTTGAAGCAAATATTTCTCATATCGTTACAGAGTTGCAGGCTGAACACATTTTTATCGTTTTAGTGACTACTTGGAATCGCGATCAAAAACTATCCCAGCGCTATGATGACGTTCTTTTTAAAGTAGGAGCAAAATATGGTGTTCCAGTCGCAAATATTCGTGGTCTATGGACTACTCAAACGGATACTATCGATCCCAAAAAGTATCCGAACATTATCGATAGAAAAGAACTGGATAAGGATATGCATCCTAATACTAAAGGGCACGAAGAAATCGCTCAGCGGATTTTCCAGACGATCGAACGGCCTTTTTCAGAGTACCTAAATGAAAAATATGGACTATCGAAATAA
- a CDS encoding exodeoxyribonuclease III, whose translation MKCISWNVNGLRAVVKKNFMDVFNELDADFFCLQETKLQEGQIDLELPGYYQYWNYAEKKGYSGTAIFAKKEALSVRYGMGLEEHDQEGRLITLEYPEFFMITCYTPNSQNELKRLDYRMTWEDAFRAYLNELSKEKPVILCGDLNVAHQNIDLKNWKTNQKNAGFTPEERQKFTELLDSGFIDTYRYFNPDQEGVYSWWSYRFNARKNNAGWRIDYFVVSDGLKEQLTDAKIHTDIIGSDHCPVEVDLAFS comes from the coding sequence ATGAAATGTATCTCATGGAATGTCAACGGCTTGAGAGCTGTTGTGAAGAAAAATTTTATGGACGTCTTCAATGAATTAGATGCAGACTTTTTCTGCTTACAAGAAACAAAATTACAAGAAGGTCAAATCGATTTGGAGCTTCCTGGTTATTATCAATACTGGAATTATGCTGAAAAAAAAGGCTACTCTGGCACAGCGATTTTTGCGAAAAAAGAAGCGCTAAGCGTTCGCTACGGTATGGGGCTTGAAGAACACGATCAGGAAGGTCGGCTGATCACATTAGAGTATCCAGAATTTTTTATGATCACGTGCTATACACCTAATTCTCAAAACGAATTGAAACGTTTGGATTATCGCATGACTTGGGAAGATGCTTTTCGTGCGTATTTGAATGAATTAAGCAAAGAAAAACCTGTGATCTTATGTGGTGATTTAAATGTAGCTCATCAAAATATCGATCTAAAAAACTGGAAAACGAATCAAAAAAATGCTGGCTTCACACCTGAAGAACGTCAGAAATTTACTGAGCTTTTAGACAGTGGATTTATTGACACTTACCGTTATTTCAATCCAGATCAAGAAGGTGTATATTCTTGGTGGAGTTATCGCTTCAATGCACGGAAAAATAATGCTGGATGGAGAATCGACTATTTTGTTGTTTCTGATGGCTTAAAAGAGCAATTGACTGATGCAAAAATCCATACTGATATTATAGGTAGTGATCATTGTCCAGTCGAAGTCGATTTGGCTTTTTCATAG
- a CDS encoding Gfo/Idh/MocA family protein — translation MKIGVIGLGNIAQKAYLPIYAELRDQATFILSTRNEATRREVSERYGFTEIVSSIEELIERGIDACFVHVATKVHGQVVKQLLEAGVHVFVDKPLSENLAEVQEIQTLAAEKNLLLMVGFNRRFAPLVDELKAVKNKNMLFIQKNRTAAQQTTDFVIYDLFLHVADTLVYLLDDSIRQVQTKIIEEKGFLKRAVLQVETETTTAIASMNLFAGANTETYQLMSDEGTYTLENLTDLTVRTIQGTEQKGFGDWTPTLEKRGFQQMVTTFIAAIENQEIETLRQADIFTSHELCAKMIRQHQQHIL, via the coding sequence ATGAAAATCGGAGTGATCGGTTTAGGGAATATTGCCCAAAAAGCTTATTTACCTATATATGCTGAATTGAGAGATCAGGCAACCTTTATCTTATCTACCAGAAATGAGGCAACGCGTCGGGAAGTTAGTGAAAGATATGGATTTACGGAGATAGTATCATCCATCGAGGAATTGATCGAAAGAGGGATCGATGCTTGTTTTGTCCATGTAGCGACTAAAGTGCATGGACAAGTAGTAAAGCAATTGCTTGAAGCGGGTGTCCATGTATTTGTAGATAAACCGTTAAGTGAAAATTTGGCGGAAGTGCAGGAAATCCAAACATTGGCAGCAGAAAAAAACTTACTTTTGATGGTGGGCTTCAATCGCCGGTTTGCACCTTTAGTAGATGAACTAAAGGCAGTGAAAAATAAAAATATGTTATTCATCCAAAAGAATCGGACCGCTGCACAGCAAACGACAGATTTTGTCATCTATGATCTATTTTTACATGTTGCAGATACACTAGTTTATTTACTGGATGATTCAATCCGCCAGGTTCAGACGAAGATCATTGAGGAAAAAGGGTTCTTAAAAAGAGCTGTTCTTCAGGTTGAAACAGAAACAACAACAGCGATTGCCTCGATGAATCTTTTTGCTGGAGCCAATACAGAAACGTATCAATTGATGAGTGATGAGGGAACGTATACTTTAGAAAATCTAACTGATTTGACAGTCAGAACTATTCAGGGGACAGAACAAAAAGGATTTGGTGATTGGACGCCGACTTTAGAAAAAAGAGGATTTCAGCAAATGGTGACGACATTTATTGCTGCAATAGAAAACCAAGAAATAGAAACGTTACGGCAAGCGGACATTTTTACAAGTCATGAATTATGCGCCAAAATGATTCGTCAGCATCAACAGCATATTTTATAG